One Brachybacterium aquaticum genomic region harbors:
- a CDS encoding cytosine permease, producing MTWAAAVTTVVGTFASAGTQAANWTRFAKRGRDAVIACGLGFVIGNGLMVFFGAVSALAFGEGDFTTLLLGMGMIGWGLFFLFGNLWKSNADAAYAFGVAGAELANARRKGPFIIGGVAIGTVLALLGVEGHIVGYLSLIGILIPPVGGVLIGDWIARWRGGQPALSTLTEKVRWQALVPYVLGCVVAWVSNEYGIGIAPLTGIVVALVGAWVLGVRAGRR from the coding sequence ATGACCTGGGCCGCGGCCGTGACGACCGTGGTGGGCACCTTCGCCTCCGCCGGGACGCAGGCCGCGAACTGGACCCGCTTCGCGAAGCGCGGCCGCGACGCCGTGATCGCCTGCGGGCTCGGCTTCGTGATCGGCAACGGGCTGATGGTGTTCTTCGGCGCCGTCTCCGCGCTGGCCTTCGGAGAAGGCGACTTCACCACGCTGCTGCTGGGCATGGGCATGATCGGCTGGGGCCTGTTCTTCCTGTTCGGGAACCTGTGGAAGTCCAACGCCGATGCCGCCTACGCCTTCGGCGTCGCCGGGGCCGAGCTCGCGAACGCCCGGCGCAAGGGCCCCTTCATCATCGGCGGCGTCGCCATCGGCACCGTGCTCGCGCTGCTCGGCGTCGAGGGGCACATCGTGGGCTACCTCAGCCTCATCGGCATCCTCATCCCGCCGGTCGGCGGGGTGCTCATCGGCGACTGGATCGCTCGCTGGCGCGGCGGGCAGCCGGCCCTGTCCACGCTGACCGAGAAGGTGCGCTGGCAGGCGCTCGTGCCGTACGTGCTCGGCTGCGTGGTGGCGTGGGTGAGCAATGAGTACGGGATCGGCATCGCGCCGCTGACCGGGATCGTGGTGGCGCTGGTGGGGGCGTGGGTGCTGGGGGTGCGGGCGGGGCGACGCTGA
- a CDS encoding nucleoside deaminase, with the protein MAWTPTAEDDRRFLALAIEQARTSWDEGGVPIGAVLVHDGQVLGAGHNQRVQKDSAILHGETDAIEKAGRLRASVYRESVLYTTLSPCIMCSGTALLYEIPRIVVGENRTFEMAEDLLRERGVTVDVLDDPDCIALMERMIAERPEIWSEDIGVETGELSASADGARAAGAEGSDVDGAGR; encoded by the coding sequence ATGGCCTGGACCCCCACCGCCGAGGACGACCGCCGCTTCCTCGCCCTCGCCATCGAGCAGGCGCGCACCAGCTGGGACGAGGGCGGGGTGCCGATCGGTGCCGTGCTCGTCCACGACGGGCAGGTGCTCGGCGCCGGGCACAACCAGCGCGTCCAGAAGGACTCCGCGATCCTGCACGGCGAGACCGACGCGATCGAGAAGGCCGGGCGTCTGCGCGCGAGCGTATACCGGGAGTCGGTGCTGTACACGACCCTGTCGCCGTGCATCATGTGCTCCGGCACCGCGCTGCTGTACGAGATCCCGCGGATCGTGGTGGGCGAGAACCGCACCTTCGAGATGGCCGAGGACCTGCTGCGCGAGCGCGGCGTCACCGTGGACGTGCTCGACGACCCCGACTGCATCGCGCTGATGGAGCGGATGATCGCCGAGCGGCCCGAGATCTGGAGCGAGGACATCGGCGTGGAGACGGGCGAGCTCAGCGCGTCGGCCGACGGCGCGCGCGCTGCCGGCGCCGAGGGCTCCGACGTCGACGGCGCCGGCCGGTGA
- a CDS encoding (deoxy)nucleoside triphosphate pyrophosphohydrolase, producing the protein MENPVIRVVGAIVERNGAVFAARRNAERSAGGLWEFPGGKIETGETPEAALRRELQEELGVDVAVGPFVDRSLSDVGTARIELSCYAAQFTGEDPTTSSDHDAMQWVPLTELSSLQWAPGDVPLLEGLPERLATLRDESKAK; encoded by the coding sequence GTGGAGAATCCAGTCATCCGAGTCGTCGGCGCCATCGTCGAACGAAACGGCGCGGTCTTCGCCGCTCGACGCAACGCCGAGCGCAGCGCCGGCGGGCTGTGGGAATTCCCCGGGGGCAAGATCGAAACCGGCGAGACGCCCGAGGCCGCACTGCGCCGCGAACTTCAGGAGGAGCTGGGTGTCGACGTCGCTGTTGGCCCGTTCGTCGACCGGAGCCTGAGCGATGTTGGCACCGCGCGCATCGAGCTCTCCTGCTACGCCGCGCAGTTCACGGGCGAGGATCCGACTACCAGCAGCGACCACGACGCGATGCAGTGGGTGCCTCTCACGGAGTTGTCCTCGCTGCAATGGGCGCCTGGCGATGTCCCACTCCTCGAGGGCTTGCCAGAGCGGCTCGCAACTCTCCGCGACGAGTCCAAGGCGAAGTGA
- a CDS encoding protein NO VEIN domain-containing protein has protein sequence MNQADLLKLSNHEIEARAIEAVIAYERAAGRMAVDLRSKKDALVDVESFDDTTGEKRLIEIKAFGGAGRGDFLWLEPNQVEAFETDPAAHLYLVTNVRSADPSAIRILDLAGDQLRERIEQKREKHYFEVPMPVALYDDLVASAASLPALVGTGFLLQILDGVIALHDRGYHRTRFAVTWAPDGLHVRLHVGRESEMPGDPLQVTTSDLILSTSLEDVQRTAREFAGVMIPAWWDRDQIADQLLAALPPMEPAGDDPEYRDHLRELYERHRAAGTLPLTDGEGGAWG, from the coding sequence ATGAACCAGGCGGACCTGCTGAAGCTGTCCAACCACGAGATCGAGGCCCGAGCCATCGAGGCCGTGATCGCCTACGAGCGCGCTGCTGGACGGATGGCCGTCGACCTGCGCAGCAAGAAGGACGCCCTGGTCGATGTCGAGTCCTTCGACGACACCACCGGTGAGAAGCGCCTGATCGAGATCAAGGCCTTCGGCGGCGCCGGCCGCGGCGACTTCCTGTGGCTCGAGCCCAACCAGGTCGAGGCCTTCGAGACGGATCCCGCCGCGCACCTCTACCTCGTCACGAACGTCCGCTCGGCGGACCCGTCGGCGATAAGGATCCTCGACCTCGCGGGGGACCAGCTCCGCGAGAGGATCGAGCAGAAGCGGGAGAAGCACTACTTCGAGGTGCCGATGCCCGTCGCCCTCTACGACGACCTCGTCGCGAGCGCCGCATCACTGCCCGCCCTGGTCGGCACCGGCTTCCTCCTGCAGATCCTGGACGGCGTCATCGCCCTGCACGACCGCGGCTATCACCGGACCCGCTTCGCGGTGACATGGGCGCCCGACGGGCTTCACGTCCGCCTGCACGTCGGCCGGGAGTCGGAGATGCCGGGCGACCCGCTCCAGGTGACGACCTCGGATCTGATCCTGTCCACCTCGCTCGAGGACGTGCAGAGGACGGCCCGCGAGTTCGCGGGCGTCATGATCCCCGCCTGGTGGGACCGCGACCAGATCGCCGACCAGCTCCTCGCCGCGCTCCCGCCGATGGAGCCGGCCGGTGACGATCCGGAGTACCGGGATCACCTGCGCGAGCTGTACGAGCGCCACCGCGCCGCGGGCACGCTCCCGCTCACCGACGGCGAGGGCGGCGCCTGGGGCTGA
- the nirB gene encoding nitrite reductase large subunit NirB, producing the protein MNSPTPQSPTTQSPRIVVIGAGMAAHRLVDSLVTRAEERISVTVLGDESRLPYDRVGLTRYFDGEGEDALTLPATIFADPRVTLHEGDPALAIDRGARTVTTASGAVHTYDHLVLATGSVASRPPVDGAELPGCFVYRTLDDVAALRVHVEERAAALGRPVRGIVVGGGLLGLEAAGALQGMDAEATVLQSNDRLMSAQLDLPAGGVLRRLIEQRGIAVRTGARTTAVLAGDTGAVRGVTLKDGDELEADLVVFTVGVRPRDELARAAGLICHPRGGVEIDAGCATSDPQVLAIGEVASYEGQCVGLVAPGNAMAEVACDRILGGDAEFAGYDLSTKLKLSGVEVASFGDAFATTPGALDVVYTDPVAGVHKKLVLSDDAKTLLGGMLVGDASAYGALRPLVGGALGGDPAAYLVPAGGIAPPTAELPDEAVVCSCSSVTAGAIRHAVAEEGCADLADVKACTKAGATCGSCVVAVKGLISGQLTKMGRSVGTGLCEHFALTRRQLFDAVHVSGLTTFSAVIERFGRGRGCDTCKPVLASILAVLGGEHVLDGENATLQDTNDHVMANLQKDGTYSVVPRMPGGEVTPEGLITVGEVARDYGLYTKITGGQRVDMFGARLEQLPEIWKRLVDAGFESGHAYGKSLRTVKSCVGSTWCRYGVLDSTSMAVQLELRYRGLRAPHKFKLGVSGCARECAEARAKDAGIIATAQGWNLYVGGNGGATPRHAELLAEGLDDATLIRTLDRYFMYYIRTADKLQRTAPWMVSLEGGIDGLREVIMEDSLGLCADLDAAMERHVANYRDEWAETLADPAKLARFRSFVNAPTTPDPDLAYVPERGQARPARPEERTDSRVLIAGTTLEVRR; encoded by the coding sequence ATGAACAGCCCCACCCCGCAGAGCCCCACCACCCAGAGCCCCCGGATCGTCGTGATCGGCGCGGGCATGGCCGCGCACCGCCTGGTCGACTCCCTCGTCACCCGCGCTGAGGAGCGGATCTCCGTGACCGTCCTCGGCGACGAGTCCCGCCTCCCGTACGACCGGGTGGGCCTGACCCGCTACTTCGACGGCGAGGGCGAGGACGCCCTGACCCTGCCCGCCACGATCTTCGCCGACCCCCGCGTCACCCTCCACGAGGGCGACCCGGCCCTGGCGATCGACCGCGGCGCCCGCACCGTCACCACCGCCTCCGGCGCCGTCCACACCTACGACCACCTCGTCCTCGCCACCGGCTCCGTCGCCTCCCGGCCCCCGGTCGACGGGGCGGAGCTGCCCGGCTGCTTCGTCTACCGCACCCTCGACGACGTCGCGGCCCTGCGTGTGCACGTCGAGGAGCGGGCCGCCGCGCTCGGCCGGCCCGTGCGCGGGATCGTCGTCGGTGGCGGACTGCTCGGCCTCGAGGCCGCCGGCGCCCTGCAGGGCATGGACGCCGAGGCGACCGTGCTCCAGTCCAACGACCGGCTCATGTCCGCCCAGCTCGACCTGCCCGCCGGCGGCGTGCTGCGCCGCCTCATCGAGCAGCGCGGCATCGCCGTGCGCACCGGCGCCCGCACCACTGCCGTGCTCGCCGGGGACACCGGTGCCGTCCGCGGCGTGACCCTGAAGGACGGGGACGAGCTGGAGGCGGATCTGGTCGTCTTCACCGTCGGCGTCCGCCCCCGTGACGAGCTCGCCCGCGCGGCGGGCCTCATCTGCCATCCCCGTGGCGGTGTCGAGATCGACGCGGGCTGCGCCACCTCCGACCCCCAGGTCCTCGCGATCGGCGAGGTCGCCTCCTACGAGGGGCAGTGCGTGGGCCTGGTCGCCCCCGGCAATGCCATGGCCGAGGTGGCCTGCGACCGGATCCTCGGCGGGGACGCCGAGTTCGCCGGCTACGACCTGTCCACCAAGCTCAAGCTCTCCGGGGTCGAGGTCGCCAGCTTCGGCGACGCCTTCGCCACCACTCCCGGCGCGCTGGACGTGGTCTACACCGACCCCGTCGCCGGGGTGCACAAGAAGCTCGTCCTCTCCGACGACGCGAAGACCCTGCTCGGCGGCATGCTCGTGGGCGATGCCTCCGCCTACGGGGCGCTGCGTCCCCTCGTCGGCGGTGCGCTCGGCGGGGACCCCGCCGCCTATCTCGTCCCTGCCGGCGGCATCGCTCCGCCGACCGCGGAGCTGCCGGACGAGGCCGTGGTCTGCTCCTGCTCCTCGGTGACCGCCGGCGCGATCCGCCACGCCGTCGCCGAGGAGGGATGCGCCGACCTCGCCGACGTGAAGGCCTGCACGAAGGCCGGCGCCACCTGCGGGTCCTGCGTCGTCGCGGTGAAGGGCCTGATCAGCGGGCAGCTGACGAAGATGGGCCGCAGCGTGGGGACGGGGCTGTGCGAGCACTTCGCCCTCACCCGCCGTCAGCTGTTCGACGCCGTGCACGTCTCGGGCCTGACCACGTTCAGCGCCGTCATCGAGCGGTTCGGCCGCGGCCGCGGCTGCGACACCTGCAAGCCCGTGCTCGCCTCCATCCTCGCCGTCCTCGGCGGGGAGCACGTGCTGGACGGCGAGAACGCCACCCTGCAGGACACCAACGACCACGTCATGGCGAACCTCCAGAAGGACGGCACCTACTCGGTCGTGCCCCGCATGCCCGGCGGCGAGGTCACCCCCGAGGGCCTGATCACGGTCGGGGAGGTGGCCCGCGACTACGGGCTGTACACCAAGATCACCGGCGGCCAGCGGGTGGACATGTTCGGTGCCCGCCTCGAGCAGCTGCCCGAGATCTGGAAGCGCCTGGTGGACGCCGGCTTCGAGTCCGGCCACGCCTACGGCAAGTCCCTGCGCACCGTGAAATCGTGCGTGGGCTCCACCTGGTGCCGCTACGGCGTGCTGGACTCCACCTCCATGGCCGTGCAGCTCGAGCTGCGCTACCGCGGCCTGCGCGCCCCGCACAAGTTCAAGCTCGGCGTCTCCGGCTGCGCCCGCGAATGCGCCGAGGCCCGCGCCAAGGACGCCGGCATCATCGCCACCGCCCAGGGCTGGAACCTGTACGTGGGCGGCAACGGCGGCGCCACCCCGCGCCACGCCGAGCTGCTGGCCGAGGGGCTGGACGACGCCACCCTCATCCGCACCCTGGACCGCTACTTCATGTACTACATCCGCACCGCGGACAAGCTCCAGCGCACCGCCCCGTGGATGGTCTCCCTCGAGGGCGGGATCGACGGGCTGCGCGAGGTGATCATGGAGGACTCGCTGGGCCTGTGCGCCGACCTCGACGCGGCGATGGAGCGCCACGTCGCGAACTACCGCGACGAGTGGGCCGAGACCCTGGCCGACCCCGCCAAGCTCGCCCGCTTCCGCTCCTTCGTCAACGCCCCCACCACCCCCGACCCCGACCTCGCCTACGTCCCCGAGCGCGGACAGGCCCGCCCCGCCCGCCCCGAGGAGCGCACCGACAGCCGCGTCCTGATCGCCGGCACCACCCTGGAGGTACGACGATGA
- a CDS encoding cytosine permease, translating into MTAAELRQEAGTEPVDPDYPVTPVPASARRGVVSISVVLIGFTVFAPTLMAGASIGAAFRFSEFLAVLLVGSVVLGAYVAAIGFLGARTGLTTVVMSRYTFGTAGSKLVSVLLGGTQIGWYGVAVGSIGQMTALAFGWESAWAPALVMIGVSALMMLTALYGYEGMYWVSLISTPLILVLAFWITALALTEVGG; encoded by the coding sequence GTGACCGCGGCCGAGCTGCGCCAGGAGGCGGGCACCGAGCCCGTCGACCCCGACTACCCGGTCACTCCGGTCCCCGCCTCGGCGCGGCGCGGTGTCGTCTCGATCTCGGTGGTGCTGATCGGGTTCACCGTCTTCGCGCCGACGCTCATGGCCGGCGCCTCCATCGGCGCGGCCTTCCGCTTCAGCGAGTTCCTGGCCGTGCTGCTGGTGGGCTCGGTGGTGCTCGGCGCGTACGTCGCCGCGATCGGCTTCCTCGGCGCCCGCACCGGTCTGACCACGGTGGTGATGTCGAGGTACACCTTCGGCACCGCCGGGTCGAAGCTGGTCTCGGTGCTGCTGGGCGGCACGCAGATCGGCTGGTACGGGGTGGCGGTCGGCTCGATCGGGCAGATGACCGCGCTCGCCTTCGGCTGGGAGAGCGCCTGGGCGCCGGCGCTGGTGATGATCGGGGTCTCCGCCCTGATGATGCTCACGGCGCTGTACGGCTACGAGGGCATGTACTGGGTCTCGCTGATCTCCACGCCGCTGATCCTGGTGCTCGCCTTCTGGATCACCGCGCTCGCGCTCACCGAGGTGGGCGGCTGA
- a CDS encoding formate/nitrite transporter family protein, producing MSYVQPVDLVDRLTAAGASKVKYSAGATILRATMAGAILALAAAFAVSVSTQTGQPLLGAMLFPVGFIMLYLMGFDLLTGVFTLVPLAWIAKKDGVTLPAMLRNWGLVFLGNLIGAVAVALLMAIYFTYGFSTEPSAVGQAISEIGHGRTVGYAEYGAAGMLTLFVRGVLCNWMVSTGVVGAFMSDSILGKIACMWMPVMLFFYMGFEHSIVNMFLFPSGLLLGADFTLMDYLLWNEIPTVVGNLVGGLTFVGLPLYFAHRRKQASAGAPGALPSADVAGAPAATGAPAADVPALALPSAAEAEAPLVGATR from the coding sequence ATGTCCTACGTCCAGCCCGTCGACCTCGTCGACCGCCTCACCGCGGCCGGTGCCTCGAAGGTGAAGTACTCCGCCGGCGCCACCATCCTGCGCGCCACGATGGCCGGCGCGATCCTCGCCCTCGCCGCCGCGTTCGCCGTCTCCGTCTCCACCCAGACCGGGCAGCCGCTGCTCGGCGCGATGCTCTTCCCGGTCGGCTTCATCATGCTGTACCTGATGGGCTTCGACCTCCTGACCGGTGTGTTCACCCTCGTGCCCCTCGCCTGGATCGCGAAGAAGGACGGCGTCACCCTCCCCGCGATGCTGCGCAACTGGGGCCTGGTGTTCCTCGGTAACCTGATCGGCGCGGTCGCCGTCGCGCTGCTCATGGCCATCTACTTCACCTACGGCTTCTCCACCGAGCCGAGCGCCGTCGGCCAGGCCATCTCCGAGATCGGCCACGGCCGCACCGTCGGCTACGCCGAGTACGGCGCCGCCGGGATGCTGACCCTGTTCGTGCGCGGCGTGCTGTGCAACTGGATGGTCTCCACCGGCGTGGTCGGCGCGTTCATGTCCGACAGCATCCTGGGGAAGATCGCCTGCATGTGGATGCCCGTGATGCTCTTCTTCTACATGGGCTTCGAGCACTCCATCGTGAACATGTTCCTGTTCCCCTCCGGCCTTCTGCTCGGCGCGGACTTCACCCTCATGGACTACCTGCTCTGGAACGAGATCCCGACCGTGGTCGGCAACCTCGTCGGCGGCCTCACCTTCGTCGGCCTCCCCCTCTACTTCGCCCACCGCCGCAAGCAGGCGTCGGCCGGCGCCCCCGGCGCGCTCCCGTCGGCCGACGTGGCCGGCGCCCCCGCTGCGACCGGCGCCCCCGCGGCCGACGTGCCCGCCCTCGCCCTCCCGTCGGCCGCCGAGGCGGAGGCGCCCCTGGTGGGAGCGACCCGATGA